A genomic segment from Peribacillus sp. ACCC06369 encodes:
- a CDS encoding sugar diacid recognition domain-containing protein, with protein sequence MQLAAVAEKLVHEVRKLIDEEIIIIDHAGTIIASTDGSRIGSYHEGAIHAFNNREKLIINKQDERSWKGVKAGINLPIFFNQEAVCVIGITGDPKHVSPYAELLKKMTEMFIQESYHIEQAESQSRLMEFFVFEWHQLQMFNEPFLQKAKLLGVDVHADRIITLGEFKTEKIIEPHVWRTLQMYIKQQHPKDIVVRWGRNQFVILSIADFIGSKIQQLKKLSKLIRNLEESSGFKVSAGVSSRAPGSAFRQAFFKAERSLKIALPSSEIIFDEDLKLEVLLDEVTPETRHDYLSRTIQDLLPNEELLKTLSMYFASDLSLKETAAALHIHINTLHYRLKRIEEMTQLNPRKLADLVTMYLALRVLDKHTN encoded by the coding sequence ATGCAATTGGCAGCTGTGGCAGAAAAATTGGTTCATGAGGTTCGAAAACTGATTGATGAGGAAATCATCATTATTGATCATGCTGGCACGATTATCGCAAGCACCGATGGCAGCCGTATCGGATCTTATCATGAAGGAGCCATCCACGCTTTCAACAATCGTGAGAAATTGATCATCAACAAACAGGATGAACGAAGTTGGAAAGGGGTGAAGGCAGGAATAAATCTACCTATTTTCTTTAATCAGGAAGCCGTTTGTGTAATTGGAATCACGGGAGACCCCAAACATGTTTCCCCCTATGCAGAACTTTTAAAAAAGATGACGGAGATGTTCATTCAGGAAAGCTATCATATCGAACAAGCAGAATCCCAATCACGTCTGATGGAATTCTTTGTATTTGAATGGCATCAGCTGCAGATGTTCAATGAACCATTCCTTCAGAAGGCTAAGTTGCTTGGGGTCGATGTTCATGCAGACCGGATCATAACCCTTGGTGAATTTAAGACTGAAAAAATCATCGAACCTCATGTGTGGAGAACGCTTCAGATGTACATAAAACAGCAGCATCCCAAGGACATCGTGGTCCGTTGGGGGAGGAACCAATTCGTCATTCTTTCGATAGCCGATTTTATCGGTTCAAAAATCCAACAACTAAAGAAATTAAGCAAACTGATAAGAAATCTGGAAGAGAGTTCAGGTTTTAAAGTGAGCGCAGGGGTTAGTTCGCGTGCACCGGGATCCGCATTCAGGCAAGCATTTTTTAAAGCGGAACGTTCCTTGAAAATCGCGTTACCTTCATCGGAAATAATATTTGACGAGGACTTGAAGCTTGAGGTCCTGCTTGATGAAGTTACCCCTGAAACAAGACATGATTATTTATCCCGGACTATTCAGGATTTGCTTCCTAATGAGGAGCTGCTTAAAACCCTTTCCATGTATTTTGCAAGTGATCTATCTTTGAAGGAAACCGCTGCAGCCCTGCATATCCATATCAATACCCTCCATTACAGGCTCAAGCGCATAGAAGAAATGACCCAGTTGAATCCTAGGAAGCTAGCCGATTTGGTCACTATGTATCTAGCACTAAGAGTATTGGATAAACATACAAATTAA
- a CDS encoding lactate permease LctP family transporter produces MTWTQNFTPITDNLVLSSLVALIPILYFFWALTIKRMKGYIAGITTLLVAIAVAVLLYGMPAGKAVMSASQGAVYGLLPIGWIIITSVFLYKMTVKSGQFNIIRSSVLSLTEDRRLQALLVAFSFGAFLEGAAGFGAPVAISAALLVGLGFNPLYAAGICLIANTAPVAFGAVGIPIIAMEGPTGIAAMEISKMVGRQLPFLSAFIPLYLILIMTGWKRSLEVLPAILVSGFSFAITQYLSSNFLGPELPDILSALVSLFALAIFLKFWKPKTIFRFASEETAAAVEPLDETAEAETTYTKWQVFHAWSPFLLLTLFISIWGMNPIKPALSGHYEGNNVLLGGINEIGKLLTFQIEVPGLHNEIIGSNGLPIAAFYKIELLGAAGTAILLAAIVTKFIAHMSAKDFFSTFAEAMNELAKPILMISSVVAFAYITNASGMSTTLGMTLAKSGDLFPFFAPVLGWLGVFITGSDTSANLLFGSLQKVTALKVGMEPVLALAANSSGGVTGKMISPQSIAIACAAVGLAGRESELLRFTLKHSLFLLLLVCVITFLQNGVLSWMIP; encoded by the coding sequence ATGACATGGACACAAAACTTTACGCCAATCACCGATAATTTAGTTTTATCATCTCTTGTCGCACTCATCCCAATTCTTTACTTTTTCTGGGCACTTACCATCAAACGGATGAAAGGGTACATTGCTGGTATAACCACGTTGCTTGTAGCTATTGCAGTGGCCGTATTGTTATATGGAATGCCGGCAGGAAAAGCGGTGATGTCTGCTTCACAAGGAGCGGTATATGGGCTGCTCCCAATCGGATGGATAATCATCACTTCAGTATTTTTGTACAAAATGACTGTTAAAAGCGGGCAATTCAATATTATTCGCTCTTCTGTGCTTTCGCTTACCGAAGACCGCCGCCTTCAGGCGTTATTGGTGGCATTTTCTTTCGGGGCCTTTTTAGAAGGTGCCGCGGGATTTGGAGCACCGGTCGCCATTTCAGCCGCGCTTTTGGTTGGTCTCGGTTTTAACCCGCTATATGCTGCCGGGATTTGTTTGATCGCGAACACCGCACCGGTAGCATTCGGGGCGGTTGGCATACCGATCATCGCCATGGAAGGCCCAACTGGCATTGCCGCCATGGAGATTTCAAAAATGGTCGGCCGTCAATTGCCATTCCTTTCGGCTTTCATTCCGCTATATCTCATTTTGATAATGACTGGGTGGAAAAGGTCGCTCGAAGTCTTGCCGGCAATTTTGGTTTCCGGATTTTCCTTTGCCATCACCCAGTACTTAAGCTCAAATTTCCTTGGGCCTGAATTACCGGACATCCTTTCTGCGTTAGTGTCACTATTTGCATTGGCGATCTTCCTTAAATTCTGGAAACCTAAAACGATCTTTCGCTTTGCATCCGAGGAAACGGCAGCAGCTGTCGAACCTTTGGATGAAACAGCCGAAGCGGAAACAACGTACACGAAATGGCAGGTTTTCCATGCTTGGTCACCATTCCTTCTGTTAACGCTTTTCATCTCAATATGGGGGATGAACCCAATTAAGCCTGCGCTCTCCGGACATTATGAAGGCAACAATGTGTTGCTTGGCGGAATCAATGAAATTGGGAAACTATTAACCTTCCAAATCGAAGTTCCAGGTTTGCATAATGAGATAATCGGAAGCAACGGATTGCCGATTGCGGCTTTCTATAAAATAGAACTGCTTGGAGCAGCCGGAACTGCCATTTTGCTGGCAGCCATCGTTACGAAGTTCATCGCACATATGTCTGCAAAAGACTTTTTTAGCACCTTTGCGGAAGCGATGAATGAGTTGGCAAAACCAATCTTGATGATTTCATCCGTGGTGGCTTTTGCCTACATAACGAATGCTTCAGGCATGTCGACAACATTAGGGATGACCCTTGCAAAATCGGGGGATTTATTTCCGTTCTTCGCACCGGTTCTCGGCTGGCTGGGTGTGTTCATTACCGGGTCGGATACATCAGCCAACCTCTTATTTGGCAGTCTTCAGAAAGTTACCGCACTTAAAGTGGGGATGGAGCCGGTCCTGGCGCTTGCGGCGAACTCATCCGGAGGGGTCACCGGAAAGATGATTTCACCACAATCGATAGCGATTGCTTGTGCCGCCGTTGGATTGGCCGGCAGGGAATCAGAATTATTGAGGTTCACGCTCAAACATAGTTTATTCTTGCTGCTGCTTGTTTGCGTGATTACCTTCTTGCAAAATGGCGTCCTTTCCTGGATGATTCCATAA
- a CDS encoding FadR/GntR family transcriptional regulator: protein MVYKKIKPKKIYEEVSDELYEMIRSGILKPGEQLDSIQQLAENFQVGRPAIREALSALSSMGLIEIKQGEGTFVKTFDPTIMNHPLSAALLMDQDNIQHLLEVRKILESGTAEVAAKKRSEEDLIELKERLSDIEKVSFDEELSDKADIAFHVAVANASQNELLITLMNHVSELMTEKMRDIRRIALYSEEMTLKQLYQQHARIYDAIVAQDEAGARNAMLFHLQSVEESLNRVIQKNQQKNR from the coding sequence TTGGTATATAAAAAAATAAAGCCGAAAAAAATTTATGAAGAAGTCAGCGATGAACTTTATGAAATGATTCGGTCAGGTATCCTGAAACCAGGTGAACAATTGGATTCCATTCAGCAGCTTGCGGAAAATTTCCAAGTTGGGCGCCCGGCCATCCGTGAGGCATTAAGTGCATTAAGTTCAATGGGCCTCATTGAAATAAAACAAGGGGAAGGAACATTCGTTAAAACCTTCGACCCTACTATCATGAACCATCCCTTGTCCGCTGCCCTTTTGATGGATCAAGACAATATCCAGCATTTGCTGGAAGTTCGGAAAATCCTTGAGTCCGGCACGGCAGAGGTGGCAGCGAAGAAAAGATCGGAAGAAGACCTTATCGAACTCAAAGAAAGGCTTTCTGATATTGAGAAGGTATCCTTCGATGAAGAACTTAGTGATAAAGCGGATATCGCCTTCCATGTCGCAGTGGCAAATGCTTCCCAAAATGAGCTGCTGATAACATTGATGAACCACGTTTCAGAGTTAATGACGGAAAAGATGCGTGATATCCGTCGGATTGCGCTTTATTCCGAAGAGATGACACTTAAGCAGCTTTACCAGCAGCATGCCCGGATATATGATGCAATCGTGGCACAAGATGAAGCTGGAGCCCGCAATGCCATGCTGTTTCACCTTCAAAGCGTCGAGGAATCACTGAACCGGGTCATCCAAAAGAATCAGCAAAAGAATCGTTGA
- a CDS encoding (Fe-S)-binding protein, whose amino-acid sequence MKVTLFATCLVDLFQSNVGKATVELLERLGCEIDFPESQICCGQPAYNSGYTKDSKEAMKKMIKTFADAEYIVTPSGSCAAMFKEYPVLFKGDAEWEKKAASLAAKTYELTQFIVDVLKVTDVGATLKGKATYHTSCHMTRLLKVKEAPAILLSHVKGLEMTPLPDAQNCCGFGGTFSVKMGDISGQMVEEKVCNIEATGADFLIGGDAGCLMNIGGRIQRKGQPVKVLHIAEVLNSI is encoded by the coding sequence TTGAAAGTTACTCTCTTTGCAACCTGTTTGGTTGATTTGTTTCAATCCAATGTCGGCAAGGCGACAGTGGAGCTGCTCGAGAGATTAGGCTGTGAGATTGATTTCCCGGAATCCCAGATATGCTGCGGACAGCCGGCATATAATAGCGGGTATACGAAGGATTCGAAGGAAGCTATGAAAAAGATGATTAAAACGTTCGCGGATGCTGAATACATCGTAACCCCTTCCGGTTCCTGTGCAGCGATGTTCAAAGAATATCCGGTCCTTTTCAAAGGCGATGCCGAATGGGAAAAGAAAGCAGCTTCATTAGCGGCTAAAACATATGAATTGACCCAATTCATCGTGGATGTCTTAAAAGTAACCGACGTCGGGGCTACCCTTAAGGGAAAGGCAACTTATCATACTTCATGCCATATGACACGGCTACTTAAGGTGAAGGAAGCACCTGCCATTTTGTTAAGCCATGTTAAGGGTCTGGAAATGACACCTCTTCCCGATGCTCAGAATTGCTGCGGGTTCGGGGGAACATTTTCGGTTAAGATGGGGGACATTTCCGGGCAAATGGTGGAGGAGAAAGTCTGCAATATTGAAGCGACCGGGGCCGATTTTTTAATTGGTGGGGATGCAGGATGTTTGATGAATATCGGCGGACGGATCCAAAGGAAGGGGCAACCGGTGAAAGTGCTCCATATTGCGGAAGTCCTGAATAGTATTTAA
- a CDS encoding LutB/LldF family L-lactate oxidation iron-sulfur protein, giving the protein MAMKTSSAKFKDRVDEGIHNDFMRLAVSSAQERLHGRLLTAVDELGNWEDWRSLGEEIRQHVLSNLDFYLHQLAENVSKRGGHVFFAETAEEASGYIKDVIVKKNAKKVVKSKSMVTEEINLNATLEAVGLDVVETDLGEYILQVDDHDPPSHIVAPALHKNKEQIRDVFKEKLAYTQTEKPEELTAHVRGILRKDFLSADVGITGCNFAIAETGSIGLVTNEGNADLVTALPKTQITVMGMERLVPTFDEFEVLVSLLTRSAVGQRLTSYITALTGPRDEGDADGPEEFHLVIVDNGRSSILGTEFQSVLQCIRCAACINVCPVYRQVGGHSYGSIYPGPIGAVLSPLLGGYDDFKELPYASTLCAACTDACPVKIPLHELLRKHREVIVEKEKMAPFSEKMAMKAFGIGAASPMLYKFGSKMVPSAMSPFKTGDFISKGPGPLKTWTESREFPAPGKESFRDWFKNREKGGKPS; this is encoded by the coding sequence ATGGCTATGAAAACCAGCTCTGCCAAGTTTAAAGACCGGGTGGATGAAGGAATACATAATGATTTTATGCGATTGGCAGTATCGAGTGCCCAGGAACGATTACACGGACGGCTGCTGACGGCCGTTGATGAATTGGGAAACTGGGAGGATTGGCGTTCCCTAGGTGAAGAGATCCGGCAGCATGTGCTCAGTAACCTTGATTTCTATTTGCATCAGCTTGCAGAAAATGTTTCGAAAAGGGGCGGTCATGTCTTCTTCGCTGAAACGGCTGAAGAAGCAAGCGGATACATCAAGGATGTCATTGTAAAGAAGAACGCCAAAAAAGTCGTGAAATCCAAATCGATGGTCACAGAAGAGATCAATTTAAACGCAACTCTTGAAGCGGTTGGCCTCGATGTCGTCGAAACGGACCTTGGTGAATACATTTTACAAGTGGATGATCATGATCCCCCTTCCCATATCGTCGCACCTGCTCTCCATAAAAATAAAGAACAGATAAGGGATGTTTTTAAAGAGAAGCTCGCCTATACGCAAACCGAAAAACCGGAAGAGCTTACTGCCCATGTCCGGGGCATTCTGCGGAAAGATTTCTTAAGCGCCGATGTGGGCATAACCGGCTGTAATTTTGCAATTGCAGAAACGGGCTCGATCGGTTTGGTGACGAATGAAGGAAACGCCGATTTGGTCACTGCCCTCCCGAAAACGCAAATCACCGTGATGGGAATGGAACGGCTTGTGCCTACATTCGATGAATTCGAAGTCCTTGTCAGCTTATTGACAAGAAGCGCTGTCGGCCAAAGATTGACCAGTTACATCACCGCACTTACCGGCCCGCGTGATGAAGGCGATGCAGACGGACCCGAGGAATTTCACCTTGTGATTGTAGATAATGGACGTTCCTCCATTTTGGGAACTGAGTTTCAATCCGTTCTTCAATGCATTCGCTGTGCTGCCTGTATAAATGTATGCCCGGTCTATCGCCAGGTTGGCGGCCATTCATATGGTTCAATATATCCTGGACCAATCGGTGCTGTGCTTTCACCCTTGCTCGGAGGGTATGATGATTTCAAGGAGCTTCCATATGCTTCAACTCTTTGTGCAGCATGTACAGATGCCTGTCCGGTAAAGATTCCTCTTCACGAATTACTGAGGAAGCATCGTGAAGTCATCGTTGAAAAGGAAAAAATGGCTCCATTTTCAGAAAAGATGGCCATGAAAGCCTTCGGAATCGGTGCGGCATCGCCTATGCTTTATAAGTTCGGTTCCAAAATGGTCCCATCAGCGATGTCTCCTTTTAAAACGGGGGATTTCATCTCAAAAGGACCTGGGCCACTCAAAACTTGGACAGAAAGCCGCGAGTTCCCTGCTCCGGGAAAAGAAAGCTTTCGGGACTGGTTCAAAAATCGGGAAAAAGGAGGGAAACCATCATGA
- a CDS encoding lactate utilization protein C: protein MMNGTIHNEGTFLNNIAKNLGRAPIKEGISVPVWKHAPQKEVLKHATPNELVEELEEQCKRVHTQFHLTDSKQVMQCLKQVIEELGNGPLIIPKDDRFSAYQLDDILKDKDVHVWDHQAGKENVKKAESANIGITFSEMTLAESATVVLFSDKDHGRSISFLPSCHVSIIPKSTIVPRMTQAAAAIRSKVTRGEVVPSCINFITGPSNSADIEMDLVVGVHGPIRAVYIIVEDK, encoded by the coding sequence ATCATGAATGGAACCATCCACAATGAAGGGACGTTTTTAAACAATATTGCCAAAAACCTGGGAAGGGCTCCTATTAAGGAAGGCATTTCCGTTCCGGTATGGAAGCATGCCCCCCAAAAAGAAGTTTTGAAACATGCGACACCAAATGAGCTTGTCGAGGAATTGGAGGAGCAGTGCAAAAGGGTACATACTCAGTTTCACCTTACCGACTCCAAGCAAGTGATGCAGTGTTTAAAACAGGTGATCGAGGAACTTGGAAACGGACCCTTGATCATCCCTAAGGACGATCGATTTTCTGCCTATCAGTTAGATGATATCCTAAAGGATAAAGATGTCCATGTTTGGGATCACCAAGCAGGGAAAGAAAATGTCAAGAAAGCCGAGAGTGCCAACATCGGAATCACATTCAGTGAAATGACATTGGCAGAATCAGCGACCGTCGTCTTGTTCAGCGACAAGGACCACGGCCGTTCCATCAGCTTCCTTCCTTCCTGCCATGTTTCCATCATTCCAAAAAGCACCATTGTTCCGCGAATGACCCAGGCTGCTGCGGCCATTCGTTCAAAAGTTACCCGTGGCGAAGTCGTTCCTTCCTGCATTAATTTCATAACAGGACCGAGCAATTCCGCGGATATTGAAATGGACCTTGTCGTCGGCGTCCATGGGCCCATCAGAGCTGTCTATATAATCGTAGAAGATAAATAA
- a CDS encoding M42 family metallopeptidase produces MAQLDETLRMLRDLTDAKGIAGNESEVRKVMTEYIAPFADEISTDGLGSLIAKKTGDENGPKIVVTGHMDEVGFMITQIDDKGFLRFQPVGGWWSQVMLAQRVTIVTSKGDVTGIIGSKPPHILSAEARKKPIDIKDMFIDIGAASKEEVKKWGVKPGDMVVPYFEFTVMNNEKMLLAKAWDNRIGCAIAIDVLKQLKDSDHPNVVYGIGAVQEEVGLRGSKTSTFKIQPDIGFAVDVGIAGDTPGVSDKEAMSKMGEGPQIVIYDSSMVAHKGLRDFVTDTADEMEIPYQYESIPGGGTDAGSIHLTANGVPALAITIATRYIHSHAAMLHRDDYENAVKLIVEVIKRLDREAVDRIIYE; encoded by the coding sequence ATGGCTCAATTAGACGAAACGTTAAGAATGCTGCGGGACTTAACGGATGCTAAAGGCATTGCAGGAAATGAAAGTGAAGTAAGAAAAGTGATGACCGAATACATAGCACCATTTGCCGATGAAATATCGACAGATGGCCTGGGAAGTTTGATTGCCAAGAAAACGGGTGATGAAAACGGACCGAAAATTGTCGTTACTGGGCATATGGACGAAGTCGGTTTCATGATTACCCAAATTGATGATAAAGGATTTTTGCGTTTTCAGCCGGTAGGGGGCTGGTGGTCACAGGTCATGCTGGCCCAACGTGTGACGATCGTTACAAGTAAAGGTGATGTAACTGGCATTATCGGTTCCAAGCCTCCGCATATCCTGTCAGCGGAAGCGAGGAAAAAGCCGATTGATATTAAGGATATGTTTATTGATATTGGTGCAGCAAGCAAAGAAGAGGTTAAGAAATGGGGCGTCAAGCCAGGGGATATGGTCGTGCCATATTTCGAATTCACGGTCATGAATAATGAAAAGATGCTGCTGGCCAAAGCCTGGGACAATCGAATTGGCTGTGCAATCGCCATTGATGTGCTTAAACAGCTGAAAGATAGCGACCATCCTAATGTAGTTTATGGAATTGGCGCGGTGCAGGAAGAGGTCGGCCTCCGTGGCTCTAAAACATCCACATTCAAAATTCAGCCGGATATCGGTTTTGCCGTCGATGTCGGCATAGCTGGTGATACACCGGGGGTATCCGATAAAGAAGCGATGAGTAAGATGGGGGAAGGTCCGCAAATAGTCATATATGATTCGTCGATGGTAGCACATAAGGGATTACGCGATTTCGTTACCGACACGGCTGATGAAATGGAAATTCCTTATCAATATGAATCGATTCCAGGTGGTGGGACGGATGCAGGCTCCATCCATTTAACGGCAAATGGAGTACCTGCCCTGGCGATCACGATTGCAACCCGCTACATTCATTCACATGCAGCAATGCTTCACCGGGACGATTATGAGAATGCTGTTAAGCTCATTGTCGAAGTGATCAAACGCCTCGACCGTGAAGCGGTTGATCGGATCATTTACGAGTGA
- a CDS encoding dUTP diphosphatase, with translation MNIGKLMDMQAALDEHIQSKHDLGAEDLVERKILALLVELGELANETRCFKFWSLKGPSDKETILAEYVDGIHFILSLGIELGFEPEVPSALKMPQEDLTAQFTAIYGYISEFRTQLTESSFQKVFAEYLHLGELLGFSTVDVEKAYVSKNEVNYQRQKQGY, from the coding sequence ATGAACATAGGTAAATTAATGGACATGCAGGCAGCGTTAGATGAGCATATACAATCAAAACATGATTTGGGTGCTGAAGACTTGGTCGAACGGAAGATACTTGCTCTATTGGTGGAGCTTGGGGAGTTGGCTAATGAAACGAGATGTTTTAAATTTTGGAGTCTCAAAGGCCCCTCTGATAAAGAAACGATTTTGGCTGAATACGTGGATGGGATTCATTTCATTTTGTCACTCGGGATCGAACTGGGATTTGAACCTGAAGTTCCATCCGCCCTCAAGATGCCTCAGGAGGATTTGACGGCTCAATTTACTGCTATTTACGGCTACATCAGTGAATTTCGCACGCAATTGACAGAGTCATCTTTCCAAAAGGTTTTTGCTGAGTATTTACATTTAGGGGAGTTGCTTGGATTTTCAACAGTGGATGTCGAAAAAGCATATGTAAGCAAAAATGAAGTAAACTACCAACGGCAAAAGCAAGGCTACTGA
- a CDS encoding sigma-w pathway protein ysdB: MVLIMRFILLALIIFLIYTVIKYVFNPKRKLELAHEQKKFFLLDDTANIRKNFLLTYNGVMFEGEKYLGTTERSFEVISIFIWPKKVAGLKGLKRNDFLKIEEAIKKQYPDAVIDWKSPVKEFLQK, translated from the coding sequence ATGGTATTGATCATGCGGTTCATTCTTTTGGCTCTTATCATCTTCTTAATATATACAGTCATCAAATACGTATTTAACCCGAAAAGAAAATTAGAGCTGGCACATGAACAGAAAAAGTTCTTTCTGCTCGACGATACAGCCAATATACGAAAGAATTTTTTATTGACGTACAACGGGGTGATGTTTGAAGGGGAAAAGTATTTAGGGACGACGGAGCGCTCCTTCGAGGTCATATCCATCTTCATATGGCCTAAAAAAGTTGCGGGCTTGAAAGGCTTGAAGCGAAATGACTTTTTAAAAATCGAGGAAGCGATAAAAAAACAATATCCGGATGCCGTCATTGATTGGAAAAGCCCGGTTAAGGAATTTTTGCAAAAATGA
- a CDS encoding VTT domain-containing protein encodes MNDKLTLVMSYIQSGSVFAPLIFITFHLLRQFLFIPVIVVCMSGGVLFGAAFGTIYSVIGLTLSSMAFYFVIGKFPKTKERLLRLKNKLFGNRKLNSRQIAVLRLIPFIHFYLLSLCLLESNKGLKNYFYLSFMTNIPVAFVYTVFGHYIADFSPTLIVIILLSLTLLLYLLREKQTVVPWKEFFRSHD; translated from the coding sequence ATGAATGATAAACTGACACTTGTGATGAGCTACATTCAATCCGGAAGCGTGTTTGCACCACTTATCTTTATCACTTTTCATTTATTAAGGCAATTTTTATTCATTCCCGTCATTGTGGTTTGCATGTCTGGCGGAGTATTATTCGGGGCCGCTTTTGGGACCATCTATTCGGTAATCGGTTTGACGTTGTCCAGTATGGCCTTTTATTTCGTGATAGGCAAATTTCCGAAAACAAAGGAAAGGCTGCTGCGGCTTAAGAATAAGTTGTTTGGAAACCGAAAGCTAAACAGCCGTCAAATTGCAGTGCTGAGATTAATACCATTCATACATTTTTATTTATTATCGCTTTGCTTATTGGAATCCAATAAAGGGTTGAAAAATTACTTTTATCTATCTTTCATGACTAATATCCCTGTAGCTTTCGTATACACGGTTTTTGGCCACTATATTGCCGATTTCAGTCCAACACTGATTGTCATTATTTTATTATCATTAACCTTATTGCTATATTTATTGAGAGAGAAGCAGACGGTCGTTCCCTGGAAGGAATTTTTCCGTTCCCATGATTAA
- a CDS encoding DUF1294 domain-containing protein, with translation MQGVWFIVVYMIITNIMGFAIMGVDKRKARNGEYRISEKTLWFWAVIGGGTGSFLGMKHFRHKTKHGAFKWGLPILMILQIGLLIKIFIQW, from the coding sequence ATGCAAGGAGTATGGTTCATTGTTGTTTATATGATCATCACGAACATCATGGGATTTGCCATAATGGGAGTCGACAAAAGGAAAGCGCGTAATGGGGAGTACCGGATCAGCGAAAAGACACTTTGGTTTTGGGCGGTCATAGGTGGAGGGACAGGATCCTTTCTGGGGATGAAGCATTTCCGCCATAAGACGAAGCATGGCGCTTTTAAATGGGGCCTGCCTATATTGATGATTCTTCAAATAGGCTTATTGATCAAGATATTCATTCAATGGTAA
- the rplT gene encoding 50S ribosomal protein L20 — protein sequence MPRVKGGTVTRKRRKKVIKLAKGYYGAKHILFKVANQQVMKSGNYAFRDRRQKKRDFRKLWITRINAAARINGLSYSRLMHGLKLAGIEVNRKMLADLAVADEQAFAQLATAAKQQLDK from the coding sequence ATGCCACGTGTAAAAGGCGGTACTGTTACTCGCAAACGTCGTAAAAAGGTAATAAAATTAGCTAAAGGTTACTATGGCGCGAAACATATTCTTTTCAAAGTAGCTAACCAACAAGTAATGAAGTCAGGAAACTATGCTTTCCGTGACCGTCGTCAAAAGAAACGTGATTTCCGCAAACTTTGGATCACTCGTATCAACGCTGCAGCACGCATCAACGGTCTTTCTTACAGCCGTTTAATGCATGGTCTAAAGCTTGCTGGTATCGAAGTGAACCGCAAAATGCTTGCTGATCTTGCTGTTGCTGACGAACAAGCTTTTGCTCAATTAGCAACTGCTGCTAAACAACAATTAGACAAATAA
- the rpmI gene encoding 50S ribosomal protein L35, which yields MPKMKTHRGSAKRFKKTGSGKLKRSNAYTSHLFANKSTKQKRKLRKASLVSKGDFKRIRHMLDNIK from the coding sequence ATGCCTAAAATGAAAACTCACCGCGGATCTGCTAAACGTTTCAAAAAGACTGGATCCGGCAAACTTAAGCGTTCTAACGCTTACACAAGCCATTTATTTGCTAACAAATCTACTAAGCAAAAGCGTAAGCTTCGCAAAGCTAGCCTTGTAAGCAAAGGTGACTTCAAACGTATTCGTCATATGCTAGACAACATTAAATAA
- the infC gene encoding translation initiation factor IF-3 produces the protein MVNEGIRAREVRLIDQNGEQLGIKTKFEALEIAARVNLDLVLVAANAKPPVARIMDYGKHRFEQQKKDKEARKNQKVISLKEVRLSPTIEEHDFNTKLRNGIKFLEKGDKVKASIRFKGRAITHKEIGQRVLVRFSEACKEVATIEQHPKMDGRSMFIILAPKNEK, from the coding sequence ATGGTAAACGAGGGCATCCGAGCCCGTGAAGTTCGTCTTATTGACCAAAACGGAGAACAACTTGGAATTAAAACGAAATTCGAAGCATTGGAAATTGCCGCTCGTGTAAATCTTGATCTAGTTTTAGTTGCTGCAAATGCAAAGCCTCCGGTAGCCCGGATTATGGACTACGGAAAACACCGCTTCGAGCAGCAAAAGAAAGACAAGGAAGCACGTAAAAATCAAAAAGTCATCAGTCTGAAAGAGGTTCGTCTGAGCCCGACGATTGAAGAACATGATTTCAATACGAAGCTTCGCAACGGAATTAAATTCCTTGAAAAAGGCGATAAAGTAAAAGCTTCTATCCGATTCAAAGGACGTGCCATTACGCATAAGGAAATTGGTCAACGTGTACTCGTTCGTTTTTCTGAAGCATGTAAAGAAGTGGCTACAATCGAGCAACACCCAAAAATGGACGGACGCAGCATGTTCATTATCTTAGCACCGAAAAACGAAAAGTAA